Proteins from one Argopecten irradians isolate NY chromosome 15, Ai_NY, whole genome shotgun sequence genomic window:
- the LOC138309654 gene encoding FAS-associated factor 2-like, with amino-acid sequence MADNGELTAEQTEKLIQFQDLSGIEEIGRCQEILQRHNWDIEVAVQDTFNEREGAPSVFNEPPAPPEPRQPTMNLQPPDQRVFTVARRPPQGFIQWTYYIVMFPFRFAYTSIIDILKFVFRLIRPDPRRNVTDPTGDVERFINKYRELYGAEHPAFYRGSYSQALNDAKRELRFLLVYLHGDDHQDTSSFCRNTLGNPDVRDFINGRLLFWACNTNSPEGYRVSRALRENTYPFLALVVLRQNKMTVVARIEGPVDGPELTEKLERVMNENETSLVAARAEREERNFTQTLRREQDEAYLESLRADQEKERTRREGLEKLEQEKQKVVDAELERQRLIEEREQRKEDLRNSIPEEPAPDHPDRVQIVLKLPHGDRVHRRFLKSDSLKHLYNFAFCHEQCPDDFHIVTNFPRRTLPCEPTDEVPEPPSFCEVGLGRTEMLFIQDNEA; translated from the exons ATGGCCGACAACGGAGAGTTGACCGCAGAACAGACTGAGAAACTTATCCAATTTCAG GATCTGTCTGGAATTGAGGAGATTGGAAGATGTCAGGAAATCCTTCAACGACACAACTGGGACATTgag GTCGCAGTACAAGATACCTTCAATGAGAGAGAAGGTGCCCCGTCTGTGTTCAATGAACCCCCTGCCCCTCCCGAACCCAGGCAACCAACAATGAATTTACAACCACCAGACCAAAG AGTGTTCACTGTAGCTCGTCGACCTCCACAGGGGTTTATCCAATGGACTTACTACATTGTCATGTTTCCTTTTCGGTTTGCTTACACCAGTAttatagatattttaaaatttgtt TTTCGTTTAATTCGTCCAGATCCAAGAAGAA ATGTAACAGATCCCACTGGAGATGTAGAaagatttataaacaaatatcgtGAATTATATGGTGCAGAGCATCCAGCCTTCTACCGCGGCTCTTATAGTCAG GCCTTAAATGATGCTAAGCGAGAGTTACGGTTCCTGTTGGTTTATCTCCATGGTGACGACCACCAGGATACATCTTCATTTTGTAG AAATACTTTAGGAAACCCTGATGTACGAGACTTCATCAATGGGCGGTTATTATTTTGGGCATGTAATACAAATAGTCCAGAAGGGTATAGAG TGTCTAGAGCCCTGAGAGAGAATACTTACCCTTTCTTAGCTCTCGTGGTACTACGACAGAATAAAATGACAGTAGTGGCGCGGATAGAGGGACCTGTAG ATGGGCCAGAACTCACAGAAAAGTTGGAGCGTGTGATGAACGAAAATGAGACATCACTTGTTGCTGCAAGGGCAGAAAG AGAAGAAAGAAACTTCACACAGACTTTAAGACGGGAGCAGGACGAAGCTTACCTAGAGTCTTTACGGGCAGATCAGGAGAAG GAAAGAACTCGGCGTGAAGGACTGGAGAAACTGGAACAAGAAAAACAGAAAGTTGTGGATGCAGAGCTGGAGAGGCAAAGATTGATTGAG GAAAGAGAACAGAGAAAAGAGGATCTGAGGAACAGTATACCCGAGGAGCCAGCACCTGATCACCCTGACAGGGTACAGATCGTACTAAAACTGCCACATGGGGATCGTGTACATAGAAGGTTTCTCAAGTCTGACTCACTTAAG caCCTGTACAATTTCGCGTTTTGCCATGAACAATGTCCAGATGACTTTCATATAGTAACAAATTTTCCACGGAGGACATTACCGTGTGAACCGACGGACGAAGTGCCAGAACCGCCCTCGTTTTGTGAGGTGGGACTAGGAAGGACAGAAATGCTGTTTAT